From the Sphingobacteruim zhuxiongii genome, the window CGTAAAGGATATTAAGGTCGTACCAATCTGCGAGTTGCGAGAATGCTTCATGTGCGGATATAGAATCGAAATAGAATAGTCCATCTTTCCATGCAATCGTTGCTTGGGCGTCAACCTGTTGTTTACGAATGCTCTCGTTGCTCATGAGGGCTTGTTCATTCGGTTTTAAAACTAACGTCTCTGGCTGATTCTTGCCATCCTGAGCGACGCGTACAGCTCCCTCGATCACTGTAGTTTTCTTTATTTTCTTATCGGTGTAAGCTGATATGTTGAACGCGGTACCTAAGACCTGAATCATTCCGCTCTCAATCTTTACTTGAAATGGTTGCTTGGCATTCTTATGTACTTCGAAATAGGCTTCGCCTGTCAGACTAACCTGTCGATAGTTTCCAGCGAAGTTTAATGGGTAGCTGATCGAGCTATTAGCATTTAACCAGACCTTGGTGCCGTCGGATAAGGTTAAGGAGAAGCGAGATCCAGCAGGTGTGTTGAGTGTTACTACACCAGGCGTTATCGCTTTAGCTGATTCTAGAGCCTGTGTGCCATCTGCATATAGTAATTGACCATCTCTTAAGATTAGTGCTGATTGTGCTTTCTCGAGCGGAATTTGACGCCCATCGGATAAAGTAAGATAGGCAGCCCCTGTAACCGGATAGACGGTATCGGCTTGCATGGTTAATTCGGGTTCCAAGACTTCCTGTCGTACAGCCGGTTTTTCAGTTATTGGCGTTGTATTGAAATACATAACCATCAGTAAGGAGGCAGCAAGTGCAGCTATAAACCATAAATAATTTTTCCAGGGCTTCTGTTTTGTAGGTTTGCTGTCTATGCGAGTACGAATGTTATGGAGCATCTTTAGCTTTACATGATCGGATTGATGTAAATCATCAACCTGTTCGGCATGTGGCGCCTTTGTGAGTCGATCATTAATCCATTGATTCAATTGATTTAACTCTTGGGCACTGATGTCGCCTTGCAATAGTTTTGCAGCTAATGATTCAATCTTTTCTCGGTTTAATGACATTATTGGCGCTTGGTTTTAATAATAGTCAATGAGAAATGAGATATGGGTGTATCCCTAGGAAATTATTTTTGCTGTAGCAATAAGGATATTAAGACGGGGATAGCGATGAGTAGGTCTTTTCGAAGCTTTTTATTTGCATTTTTCAAGTGCATCTTCACGGTATTATCACTAATTCCAAGCTGTTCCGAGATGGAACGTACGGTCAAACCCTCCTCCGCACGCATCTTATAAACGACTCTGCATTGGGTTGGAAGATTATTTATACTCTGAGAAAGCTTTTGAAATAGTTCTTTAGCAATAAACTCTTGTTCGGGATTCAAAGTGTTGATATAGTCAGCTGAGATATCTGCGCTGCTTAATGCCTTACGACGATTAATTCTAGCAAGGCAATTGATGCTTTGGTATTTGACCGCGACAGAAAGGTATGTGAGTAGTGAATGGTTTAAATCAAGTGTCGCCCTACGTTTCCATAAGCTTACAAAGACATTCTGAACGCATTCTTCTGCTTCTTCCGTATTCTCTAATAAATTATAGGATGCAAAGTAGAGACGATCCCAATATTGATTGTAGATCATTATTAGGGCCTCTTCCTGATTGTCTTTTAACTTGGTTAATAAATCAGCTTCAGAAAACTGGCGAGCGGTCGGTTGCATGTTTCTCTTTTTAGCAGAGAAATAAATATAGGGATTTATTGAGAGATAACGCTTTCGGTAGTATAATTTAATAATTATTTAAAATTGAGGATATATGCTAGAAAATAGATATTAGATAATAGATATGAGATTTTAGATATATATCAGGAAGAAGGTCGAGGAAATCGTTGCTACGTTGAGTTTGGTGGTTTGGAGAATCGTCTGTTGCTGCAAAGATAGCCGTCGAAGGTTTCGGTAGAAAAAGGGCTTTCGCGGCATAAATGCTCACTGCGTTCCGCTTTATTCCACGTCCCTTTTTCTGCCGACCTTCGCTGGCTCTTAGTGGCCTAACAAAAGATTCACCATGAAACGCGACGATGTCTTGGTAGCTATTAGATGTGAGATTTTAAATTTTTGTGTGAAGATGATTGGGATTACATGGGTGTTAAGGGATAGTTTAACTCCTTCTTAGGAAATTAAACATATTTGAGTCTTTCTTCTTCCAAATCAATTTGATAGATCTGTTGTCGGATAATCTCTTCGTCAAATTCTGCTTCCTTGTTTAAGTTGGTTAGGTACATGCGCTGTTCGGCGAAGATATCGAGCATAATTCTACGGGCTTTATCATCCATCCAAGAACTGTCCTGTACTTTGGATTGATCTTCCCAATGCCTTAAAATACGTTCTATGCCGATATGGCCAATGTACTCTTCCTCATAACGAGCTTTGACGAAATTGTATACATGTTGCTTTAGCCCTATTTTCATTCGTAGGCGCGTAGATTGCTCGCGTTCTTCATCGCTTTCTAAGCCGACAAACAACTTCGTCTTATCAATCAGGTAAGGCAATGTTAAGCCTTGAACAACAAGCGTTAATAGAATAACAACAAAAGTTATAAAGAGAATTAAGTTGCGATAAGGAAAGGCTTCCCCATTAGGAAGTGTGAGCGGGATTGCCAATGCAGCAGCTAGGGAAACCACGCCCCGCATGCCTGTCCATCCCATCAGCAGTGGTGTCGTCCAACGCCTCTTCGAGAATTGTTGACTATGAGCGACTTGCGGACGAAATATAATTGTTGCCAGCATCGCGGCATAGGCGGACAACATTCTCGCAACAATGAGAATAATAGTCACTGCGACACCATATCCTATTGCTGTTGAAAGGGGCATGCCATGGGAACGAATTCCTGCAACGATCTCTGGTAGCTCTAATCCAATGAGTAAGAATACCATCCCATTGAGCAGAAATACAAAACTCTCCCATACACTATAGCCTTTCAGACGGCTGCTGCTAGATAGAAAATTTAATCGTTTATAGGATAATAAGAGTCCTCCTGCAACTACGGCCAGTACACCTGAGCAATGGAATTGCTCTGCCAGCCAATACATAAAATACGGTTCGATTAAGGTGAGCGCAATATCAGATGGAGCATCAGTTGATAAATGCTTGTGTATATATATAAAAATCAATGCAATAAGCAAACCAATTCCTACACCACCGACGAGCATCCATAGAAAGTCAATACTGGCTTCCTGCCATATAAAACTACCGGTTCCGACTGCTACAAGTGCGAAGCGAAAGATAATAAGCGAAGATGCGTCGTTTAGTAAACTCTCGCCTTCCAGTATTGCCTGTGTAGACTTTGGGATCTTTACGAATTTAGTAATTGCCCCAGTACTAACAGCATCCGGCGGAGAAACGATGCCCCCTAATACGAATCCGAGCGCGATACTAAAGCCAGGTATAATCTGATTTGTGATCATTGCTACCATGAAAGCTGTAAAGAATACGACCAGGAAAGCAAAACTTCCGATAATACGCCACCATTTCTTCATTTCCTTGAGTGATACAGACCATGCAGCTTCAAACAGCAAGGGCGGGAGAAAGATAAAGAAGATTAAATCAGGATCGATTTTGATAAGTGGTAGTCCTGGAATAAAACTAATCCCCAGTCCTGCTAGTACCAGTAAAATGGGATATGCAATTCGCAGTTTATTCGCCCAGATTGTCAGAAAGACAATCAATAGGATCAAGCATAAGATGAATGGTAGTAATGTATTCATCATATAGGTTTGCCGCTAGTTTTTCAAGAATCGGGATACTAATTACGATATAATCGATTAAATTTTTCTTAGCCTTTTATTAAATATGGAATTACGGTCGCATATTTGTAGGGAATCATCTACAGAAGGTATGTGGTAGAAACGCTAGTGCACTATCCTACTTGAACGAAATAACATAGAAATAGAACATTTATTGCATTTTTTACTACATCATTACCTCACTTAGCATTTAGTGTAATTTAAACACTATCGGTATAAAGATGAGAGGTGTGTTTATGTGATAAATATCAGGTTATAAATATGTTAAGTAAGTGCAAACTTCCATTTGAGCAGTATGCTTTATATTGATGTAGAGATGTGTTAATGGATAATTTGCAATCAAACGAATACATCACAACCTTTGTTTATAAAGAAACAATACTCGTTC encodes:
- a CDS encoding FecR family protein; this encodes MSLNREKIESLAAKLLQGDISAQELNQLNQWINDRLTKAPHAEQVDDLHQSDHVKLKMLHNIRTRIDSKPTKQKPWKNYLWFIAALAASLLMVMYFNTTPITEKPAVRQEVLEPELTMQADTVYPVTGAAYLTLSDGRQIPLEKAQSALILRDGQLLYADGTQALESAKAITPGVVTLNTPAGSRFSLTLSDGTKVWLNANSSISYPLNFAGNYRQVSLTGEAYFEVHKNAKQPFQVKIESGMIQVLGTAFNISAYTDKKIKKTTVIEGAVRVAQDGKNQPETLVLKPNEQALMSNESIRKQQVDAQATIAWKDGLFYFDSISAHEAFSQLADWYDLNILYEGNLSDISFYGVIDRHKSLGAILKILERSGVKFKLYQQAGRKTLKIIKT
- a CDS encoding RNA polymerase sigma factor, producing MQPTARQFSEADLLTKLKDNQEEALIMIYNQYWDRLYFASYNLLENTEEAEECVQNVFVSLWKRRATLDLNHSLLTYLSVAVKYQSINCLARINRRKALSSADISADYINTLNPEQEFIAKELFQKLSQSINNLPTQCRVVYKMRAEEGLTVRSISEQLGISDNTVKMHLKNANKKLRKDLLIAIPVLISLLLQQK
- a CDS encoding Na+/H+ antiporter, whose protein sequence is MMNTLLPFILCLILLIVFLTIWANKLRIAYPILLVLAGLGISFIPGLPLIKIDPDLIFFIFLPPLLFEAAWSVSLKEMKKWWRIIGSFAFLVVFFTAFMVAMITNQIIPGFSIALGFVLGGIVSPPDAVSTGAITKFVKIPKSTQAILEGESLLNDASSLIIFRFALVAVGTGSFIWQEASIDFLWMLVGGVGIGLLIALIFIYIHKHLSTDAPSDIALTLIEPYFMYWLAEQFHCSGVLAVVAGGLLLSYKRLNFLSSSSRLKGYSVWESFVFLLNGMVFLLIGLELPEIVAGIRSHGMPLSTAIGYGVAVTIILIVARMLSAYAAMLATIIFRPQVAHSQQFSKRRWTTPLLMGWTGMRGVVSLAAALAIPLTLPNGEAFPYRNLILFITFVVILLTLVVQGLTLPYLIDKTKLFVGLESDEEREQSTRLRMKIGLKQHVYNFVKARYEEEYIGHIGIERILRHWEDQSKVQDSSWMDDKARRIMLDIFAEQRMYLTNLNKEAEFDEEIIRQQIYQIDLEEERLKYV